TCGACCACGAAGCCGTTGTCCGTCGTCAACGCCGACGGCGCCACATTCCACTGTTTCGCGGCCGACGCAATCAACATCGCCCGCGCGGTCGCGCCCGCACGTCGCAAGCGATCGTATTCGAGCGACACGCTCGTGCTACCGCCCGTCGAAAACACTTTCCACAGCGGATGAATGTACTCACCAAAAAACGGATTCTCCGGCGTGATCACATCCACACGAAACGGATCGACATCCAATTCTTCCGCCACCACCGCAGCCAATGCGGTGCGCGTGCCGGTGCCGGAGTCATGCTTATGGACCACCAGTTTGATCGTATCGTCGGACAGAACCCGGACCCACGCATTCGGTTCGAATTCGCCAGGTAACGGCTGCGGGTCGCCGCTTGCGTTCTCGCCCTTAGCAAGCGCTTCGGGCAATTGAAAACCAATCGCGAGTCCCGAGGCCAGCAACGCCGAACTCTGCTTGATAAACCGGCGTCGTGCTGCGCCGCGCGCGCTTGTCAGCGCTTCGTTATCGTGGCGCATTCAAACCTCCTCAGCCGATGCGTGAGACGCGCACGCCGCTATACACGCAGGCATCACCACCTCGGCCAGCGCCGGATCGCCCGACGCCGCCCGCTTGATCGCCTTGCGAATCCGCGAGTACGTACCGCAGCGACAGATGTTCCCCGACATCGCCGTCGAGATGGTTTCGTCGTTGACGGTCGGCTTATCCTTGAGAAACGCGGCCGCCTGCATCAACTGGCCAGACTGACAGTAGCCGCATTGCGGCACATCTTCCGCGACCCAGGCCAGTTGCAGCGGATGCCGGCCGTCCTTCGACAACCCCTCTATCGTCGTAATGTTCTTGCCGGCCACCGCGACCGCCGGCAGCAAACACGAGCGCACCGCCTCACCTTCCAGATGCACGGTACACGCGCCACAAAAGCCACCACCGCAGCCGAACTTCGTGCCGGTCAACTTGAGCCGGTCGCGCAGCACCCACAACAGGGGCATGTCTTCCGGTACATTGTCGAGCGAGTGCCGCGTATCGTTGACCACGATCTCGATCATGCGCTGTCTCCTGAATGTCGTTGTGCGACGCGGTGCGTGCGAGGGCCGCACGGGCCGCGTGCTTGCGGTCATTATTGAAAGCCGTTAAGCCCAGCGCCAGCGACGATTTCTTCCATCACCCGTAAGTCCGGCTAACACCATGTTGAAGCGCTACCCGTCCCTTCAGTCGATGCAGGCATTCCTGCAGGCCGCCCGCGTCGGCAGTTTTTCGAGCGCGGCGCGGCAGTTGTCGCTCACGCATAGCGCGATCAGCCAGCAGATCCGCACGCTCGAAGAGTTCGTCGGCCAACCGCTGTTCGTGCGCGAAAGCGGCCGCGTGGTGTTGACAGACGCGGGTGTGCTGTTTGCGAATCAACTGGCGGATGGCTTCGAGCAGATCGATCGCGCGTTGTCGTCGGTCAAGGAGCGCACGGTCAAGCAGTCGATCACGCTCGACGTCGACCCCGAACTCGCGCAAAGCTGGCTGGTGGCGCGTTTGCCCGCCTTGCTCGGCACGCTGAGCGGCACGTCGTTGACGGTGCTGTCCACACCGCGTCACGAACGCAGTGCGTTCGAGCGTGTGGATATCGCGCTGCGGTACGGGTATGGAGAATGGGACGGTTTCGAAAACGCGCTGATCTGCACCGACCGGTTGACGGCGGTCGGCTCGCCTTCGTTGCTGCCGGCGCGCGGCCTCGACACGC
This genomic stretch from Paraburkholderia bryophila harbors:
- a CDS encoding (2Fe-2S)-binding protein, with the protein product MIEIVVNDTRHSLDNVPEDMPLLWVLRDRLKLTGTKFGCGGGFCGACTVHLEGEAVRSCLLPAVAVAGKNITTIEGLSKDGRHPLQLAWVAEDVPQCGYCQSGQLMQAAAFLKDKPTVNDETISTAMSGNICRCGTYSRIRKAIKRAASGDPALAEVVMPACIAACASHASAEEV
- a CDS encoding LysR substrate-binding domain-containing protein — its product is MLKRYPSLQSMQAFLQAARVGSFSSAARQLSLTHSAISQQIRTLEEFVGQPLFVRESGRVVLTDAGVLFANQLADGFEQIDRALSSVKERTVKQSITLDVDPELAQSWLVARLPALLGTLSGTSLTVLSTPRHERSAFERVDIALRYGYGEWDGFENALICTDRLTAVGSPSLLPARGLDTPLTPEQLLELPLLGYTKRSWIPWLAAAGMPAVEPDAVAVFDNAAGLIAAASAGVGAGLARGLLAADAIRNGTLIELTQVEIPTHYNLYAVWPRDKAERVAPLIDAIRELVAQTVSSR